From Leishmania braziliensis MHOM/BR/75/M2904 complete genome, chromosome 35:
CAGTAATGCGAGAGCGGAGAGGGCTGCAAAGCAGAGTGACCTCGAAGCGCCTTTTCACTGTAAAaagtgccgctgccgcgaaGCTGTCTGCCGTCGATGTGGACAACGCCGCTGTCTCCTCGCTCGTCTTTGATCCACAGAACGACATCTTCTCGAGGACACTAACGATGGTACGAACGGGCGATCCGCAGGTGTTGAAGGCTCTTCCACCAGAGCTGCGTGCTTTTTCTTCCATCTCCTCTTCCCGAAGGGCGGTCAACACCGTCAGTGGCGCCGTGGTCCCAGAAGCGGTGACGTCGGGATCGTCCGCAAAGCTCAATGATGAAGAGGTGTTCCAAGCGGCGGCACAGTACATTACGAACCTCGAGTCCCTGTGGCGCAGGACCATCTCGGAGAGCAACACGATGCGCATCATGGTCGAGAACTACAACAAGGAGATGCAAAGGCAAGAGGAGACTATTGCTCTGTTAGAGGCGAAGGTACGAGAGCTCAATGTGCACATGGCACAGCTTGAGCGCCGCGGCAACGGTACGCGCTTAAGCGCGGCgtagagaaggggggaatgTGGTGCTTGCCCTCTCACAGTGGCGGATCACCCTCAAGTCTGCTTCCTGCCCGCTGCGTGGGACCTtacctctcctctctttttttgcgTTTTCCGTCCTTTTTATCTTGATCCATGTGGCGCCAAGGCGCTTATGACGACGCTAacactccctctcctcagTACAGTGCAAGTTGAAATGAAAGCCTACCTCACTTCTCATCCTTTTCAATCTCCCTCTCAGGTTGGTCACTGCGCGACGCCACTGCTCTCACACTTTTTGGTTTCGTTTGTGCGATGCTTCTTTCCAAAGTCCCcattttcccctctcccctcccctcccctcccctcgttctctttcctGCCTCAATTACGACGTCTCTGCGTGGACGTATGCCGGCGGAGGAGTTTCCAGCGGCTCTGCACTTACCATCCTTCTATTTTACTATATGCTAAACGAGGGATGCGGGCTCAGGGTCGGatgcgaggaggagagaggacaaGAGATGCAACGCGAAGGGAGCAAGCCAACATACTCACATCCCGCTTGCACAAGCAGAggctggagagagagagagagagagaggaggggggggggaagggtgtAGGCGTCCTCTTCCTTTGTTGTCCTCTTTCTTATGGCGCATTCTGTCTGCGTGTCCCTGTGTACCCCATGTCTCGTCAcgcaccaccatcacttcccccctcttgtACCTCTCGagtcccctccctctgtttcCCACCTTTTGCTTCCTTGAAACCGTCTCTTTCGATCTTGTTTACTGCCTTTCGCTAACGATGTACACTGTGTTgagtctgctgctgttgttgcccCATTGAAtgccccccttccttctcacTTCTGTCTTACtattcctttttctctctccgcacTTCTGAAATATGCTGATATACTCGAACTCTGACGCAACTCATCATCCGtcttcttccttcttcctcctcaacACACGTATAcactcacacgcacccaTAGGGAGGGCTTGCATGCTGAACTCAGCAAGACGTTGAgattttttttcttttattcCTGTGGGCGTGGGTTGCATATGCTTGCTTGTTATGCTTGCAGACGCTCGCCACTGTTCTCTCAATCAGCAAACTAGCAAGTCCCCCAGGAAACACGGCAGCCGGCGCACCCTAGTCACCCGTTGACTCGGAGGCGTAGGGGCACCGTTAATTACGTCGACCTCGACCGTGCGCCGTTGTCACGCGCAGTGACAGGCTGACACTTGGGAGGGCGCAGTGGAGTCACTCTAGGGTGAGACTTGGGCGTGTAGCAGTGATCACAGCCTGCAGCTCTTTCCCCCAAACTTCCCTGAATAAAAAGACGCATGTAGGCGAGAAGCCGAGCCCGGGTCTCttgtccccctcccttctctgtgcTCTCGCTTCATCTTTCCTTGCTGGACTCAAGATCGATTGTGCATCGTGTAGCTCAACGCCGCCTTGACTCTCGCCCATTCCCACCTGTGTGCACTCCACGCGCCCAAGCACTCGACGCTGCACCATGTCTTTTTCTTGCTGTTTCatccttcttcccctctttgccGATTCGCCGATTTGGCctgctgttgctcttctccttACCCCCCTTCGCCTATCTCCGTGAATATTGCCCTCGGCCTCGTATCTCGCATCCATCACCTTTGGTGACGagcttcctttcctcttgttCCTCCACTACTCACATTGATACATGTTTAACTGCACCTCTTTTTATCCCACATTGACTTGACACTGCTCGCAACAACAGAGGTCTCTGAGCACTCGCCTACCCACTCAAGATGCCGTTCGTCAAGGTCGTGAAGAACAAGGCGTACTTCAAGCGCTTCCAGGTGAAgtaccgccgtcgccgcgagGGCAAGACGGACTACCACGCACGCCGCCAGATGGTGCTGCAGGACAAGACGAAGTTTGGCTCACCCAAGTACCGCCTTGTTGTGCGCACGACGAACAAGGACATCATTGCGCAGATCGTGCAGGCGAAGATCGCCGGCGACGAGGTGCTGATGGCTGCGTACGCGCACGAGCTGCCTGCGTTCGGGATTGAGCACGGCCTGACGAACTACGCTGCGGCGTACGCGACgggcctgctgctggcgcgccgcACGCTGGCGAAGTTGGGCATCGCGGACAAGTTCCAGGGCGCGAAGGAGGCGGACGGCTCGTACTCTGCTGTGCGCACGAAGAAGGACGACCagggcgacgacgaggcgcgCTTCCCGTTCAAGGCGATCCTGGACGTTGGTCTTGCGCGCACGACGACGGGTGCCCGCGTGTTCGGCGTGCTGAAGGGCGCTGTGGACGGCGGCATCTCGGTGCCGCACCGCCCCAACCGCTTCCCCGGCTACAgcaaggagaagagcgcCCTGGACGCGAAGGTGCACCGTGACCGCATCTTCGGCAAGCACGTTGCGGAGTACCTGAagcaggtgaaggaggaggcgagctCGAACCCTGACGAGAAGTGCGTGCAGTTCTCGAAGTACATGGAGGCGAAGGTTGCGCCAGAGAGCATCGAGTGCATGTACAAGAAGGCACACGCGGCGATCCGCGCGGACCCGTCGAAGTCGCTgccgaagaaggcgaagaaggagggCGCCAAGCACAAGAGCTACAAGACGAAGAAGATGAGcggcgcggagaagagggccgCCGCGAAGGCGAAGGTCGCCGCCATTCGCGAGCGCCTTGGCAAGTGAGTCGAACGTTCGCAGCTCAATAcgcgtttctctctcacgctcTATGCCTTTCATGACGCGACTTTGATGCCTTTTTCCTCATGACCCTCCACGTGACTTGAAGAAGAGAAGATCCACAGCCGTGGCTCTCATCCGGGGTGACGGTGCATGCTGGCGGaagttgtgcgtgtgtgcatgtgcacgTTACGCTGCGAGTGCCTCATTTCTTTTCCATTTATGTTTTTCTCTGGTTTTATTTCGcgttcttttctctgccgtTTACCccgtcttctctcctctcccccggATGGAGGGCAAGAGGGGCAGAGCGGTCCGAGCTTCCGTGCCAAAATACGATAGCACTGTACCTCAGGCTCACCTTGTGGAGGAGGATGGGGATGATATCTGAGAAAAGAGTGTGCGGTGAGACAGACTCAAGTTCGCATGTTTGCATGCATGTGCTTGAACCTGTTTACACACATGTTTCCTCTTTCGCTCCCCGTTCCGCCCTGGCTAGTTATCTTGGCCGGTACTGAGTGGTTGTTGAGCTGCTCTGGAGGCTGCAATATCGCGCCCGATGTGTGCTGCCTTCATCGCGTGCGCGCAGCGGGAACATGCAGAGAGCGAATGCGGCTATAGTCGTACTTCAATGTCAACGGACACAGACGCGCCCCTGATGAAGAGCCTAACTAAGTCGTGTTTTTATGTAGCCGCTGTTTTCCATCTCTACTTTCGCCCAACTCTCCGCAGTTGTCGGTGTCGGGTGCAGCCTTGTGTCGATCTTCGTCGAAACCGTCCCTACACatttctcccctttcctctcatGGTCGAGCCGCATTTGCttgtgcgtttttttttttaatgTTCGCTGCCCGCCCATATACCATTGCAGTCCAACCCATTCTGCCACGCACAAAGTGACGCCTTTCATAGTTTCTACTCCTCTCGCTATCACTCATCAACTGAAAGTAACGCGTCGCCTACCCACTCAAGATGCCGTTCGTCAAGGTCGTGAAGAACAAGGCGTACTTCAAGCGCTTCCAGGTGAAgtaccgccgtcgccgcgagGGCAAGACGGACTACCACGCACGCCGCCAGATGGTGCTGCAGGACAAGACGAAGTTTGGCTCACCCAAGTACCGCCTTGTTGTGCGCACGACGAACAAGGACATCATTGCGCAGATCGTGCAGGCGAAGATCGCCGGCGACGAGGTGCTGATGGCTGCGTACGCGCACGAGCTGCCTGCGTTCGGGATTGAGCACGGCCTGACGAACTACGCTGCGGCGTACGCGACgggcctgctgctggcgcgccgcACGCTGGCGAAGTTGGGCATCGCGGACAAGTTCCAGGGCGCGAAGGAGGCGGACGGCTCGTACTCTGCTGTGCGCACGAAGAAGGACGACCagggcgacgacgaggcgcgCTTCCCGTTCAAGGCGATCCTGGACGTTGGTCTTGCGCGCACGACGACGGGTGCCCGCGTGTTCGGCGTGCTGAAGGGCGCTGTGGACGGCGGCATCTCGGTGCCGCACCGCCCCAACCGCTTCCCCGGCTACAgcaaggagaagagcgcCCTGGACGCGAAGGTGCACCGTGACCGCATCTTCGGCAAGCACGTTGCGGAGTACCTGAagcaggtgaaggaggaggcgagctCGAACCCTGACGAGAAGTGCGTGCAGTTCTCGAAGTACATGGAGGCGAAGGTTGCGCCAGAGAGCATCGAGTGCATGTACAAGAAGGCACACGCGGCGATCCGCGCGGACCCGTCGAAGTCGCTgccgaagaaggcgaagaaggagggCGCCAAGCACAAGAGCTACAAGACGAAGAAGATGAGcggcgcggagaagagggccgCCGCGAAGGCGAAGGTCGCCGCCATTCGCGAGCGCCTTGGCAAGTGAGTCCATTGTCCGCTATGTGGGGGCTGTTGTGTCTTCTTCGCATGTTCTTTGATAGCTTTGTGCTGTCGAatgccgctgcctctcttttaATCGCTGTTCGGCGCGCATTGGCGCCGCTGGCCTTATGGTGGAAGTTGGTGCGCCACTCTGAAAGCGCCGCGCGCATGTTTTTCTGTGTGCTATGGGGgcgggtgtgtatgtgttcTACAGTCTTCACTACTGTTTTTATATTTTACTGATttgcacagctgcacagGCTCTGTGTCAGTGGTGTGCCTCCGAGAAagtaaaagagagaaacacaagcGAAGTGCAGTGTGGCCAGGGACTGTGAGAAATCGAAAAGGATTTTCACCGTGCTGAGGGAGGTCTGTCTGACTCTGCCATCCTTCTTCGCTTGACTTGTCAGCGTTGATGTGGCCGGGCATGTCCTCTCtctggagaagagagggaaaaggcagATGCCTCCTTCACGTTCCACCGACGTCTGCTATCTTGTAGGACGAAGAGGAAATGGTCACGCATGGAAGGCCTTTGAGGTTGTCAACCCAACCCGCCGTACGTAGGCTTCTGTGTGATACGCGTTgaacggtgctgctgcggcgctgaaGTCATCTCGTTCTTTTTGCTTCGTCTTTGGCACCCACTTGTACTGATCTCTCTCCTTATCTTCCTCGcctttgcctctcccccctcctcccctcttgcACCCCTTTACTTCTCTGTGGTGCTCTTTTCCTTAACTTTTCCTTGACGGTGCTGCACTCTGACTTGCAACATCGCCGCATGACagagcgacagcgccagTGATAGAAACAATGGGTGCATTCATGTACTTGAACGAGCTGTGGAAGAAGAAGTCTTCCGATGTGATGCGCTTCATCCAGCGTATCCGCTCGTGGGAGTACCGCCACCAGCATACGgtggtgcgcctgcgccgccccaCGCGCCCGGAGAAGGCCCGCATGCTTGGCTACAAGACAAAGCAGGGCTTCTGCGTGTtccgcgtgcgtgtgcgccgtGGTGGCCGCAAACGTCCAGCCCACAAAGGTATCACATACGGTAAGCCGAAGACCAGCGGTGTGCTCGGCATGAAGCTGAACAAGAACAACCAAGCCGTTGCGGAGCAGCGTCTGGGCAAGCGCTTCGGCAACCTGCGCGTGCTGAACTCGTACTGGGTGAATATGGACTCCACGTTCAAGTGGTATGAGGTCATTGCCGTAGACCCGATGTGCAAGACCATCCGCCGCGATCCCCGCATCAACTGGATCGTCAACTCTGTGCACAAGCACCGTGAGCAACGCGGTCTGACCTCTGCTGGTCGCAAGCACCGTGGTCTGCGCCACAAGGGCCATAAGGCCTCCAAGCTGCGCCCGTCATACCGcgctgcgtggcgccgcAACAACCGCATCGTGTTCCTGCGCAAGCGTTAAGCAACCCATCCAGGGTTCAGCGTCAGCGAGGCTGCTGAGGCAACACGGGGCTACTTCCTCTTTTCACGTCTCGCTTTTGCGAGGGACGGCAATGGAAGAGGAGGTTGTGGTGGGTCGTTGTGCGTGCTTGAACTCTCACTCTCCGCTTACACGTGTGCCCGGTGTGACCGTCTCCGCTGTAGTTCTGACATGGCGTTTCGGCGTCTTTTCGCTTTAtatttttcctttttcgttATGTGATCTCTTTACCCCCAAAGAAGAACAAGTGAAGCGCTATTCGCTTAGACACGGACATGCATGCAACCCTGTGTGCCTCCTATACGATCTGCTGGGAAGAACATTGTCTCTCCGTTGTGGCAATCCGTCGTtaaggcagcagcagtcgaaGCATTCCATTCAAGAGGGGTAGaatacgtgtgtgtgtgcgcgttcgaagagtggaggagaggaggggaggcgcCGATCGTGACAAGTGATGGTAGCgaggcacagctgcgcctcgTTTCCTGCTTGTTGCGTCGCAactgtctttttttttttttgtctctcGGACTgcgctctcctccctcttttgcTTTGCGAACAACTTCACTGTGggagggcgggggaggggtaggTGCATTCGCACTCTCCCTTCTTGTCCCCTTCCGTTCTCGCGCATCATTCGCACGCTGCCACTCGTGCAAGGGGTTTGAGGCACTCGTGTTTTTCTTACCGCTGTGTCTCCTTCAATTTTTCCTTATTCTTCTCTCTATCACTGCATTGTGATGCTTTGCTTGCCTATCTCGCTGTCGGTATCCCTTCACTCTActcgcacccacacacgcattcaCATCTCGTGCGTACACCCACCTTGCGTCGATGGTGCTGCATGAttgccgccacctccgctgcaTACGTGCTTTCCACTGGCCTAACGCCGCAACGAGCCTTCATCGCtgaaacaacaacaacacctcAAGAACGAATGTCTGCTCCTACCCCCCGCACCGGCATTATTGCCGGCTTCAACAAGGGCCATGTGACGACCCGCCGCCCGCGCCAGCCGTCGTCCAACGACCGCTTTGCTGTGCCCCACAAGCGCCTGCGCGCTGTGAAGGCCATCATTGCGGACCTCGTCGGCTTTTCTCCTCTGGAGAAGCGTGTTCAGGAGTTCCTGCGTGTCGGCAAGGAGAAGCGCGCACTCAAGTACTGCAAGAAGCGCCTCGGCGACTTCACGGCGGCCAAAAAGAAGCGCTCGaagatggaggaggcacTTCGCCACGCGACGAAGAAGCACCACTAGTCACGTTCGACGTCTTTCCAGTTCTTTCGTTCGTTTTCCGCTCCTTTTGATTTTATTTGagtaaaagaaaaaaaatgtaCTACACAAACACATCCGCGATGCcgacgcgtgtgtgcgcccagacacacacgtataGGTACATGTTCCCATGTGCtcaggtgcgcgtgcgccccCATTACCATGCCTtccgctcccccctccatgTGCGGTCTTCACGcatctttgtgtgtgtcgtgctcttctctgtcgttctctttctctaTCGTATTCTGTTGCAACGTAGTCATTTGCCCTCTCCTGCACCCTTATTCCTGTTCACGGAAGCTTACAGAATTGACATCATAGACACCACCCGCTACATGGACCCTTATGTTGCGCACCCGCAGGTGATACAAATCTATAAAGGTAGGGAGGCGCACTCGCACAGAGATGCTCGACCCACAGGCGGCTGACCTCGTCGACGCCGTTGCGCGACTGTGCGTGCTGCGAACGGAGGACTACGTGCTCCTTCAGACCGTATACAGTCGTGTACGGGAACACGAGTATTGTCCGCAACAGCAAGAAGCAACACCACATGTACTGCATTCTGCCCCCGAACCCGCAGTTAATACCTCCGGAGCGAAGGAGAACAAGAGCGCCACCAGCAAAGCCGACGACAAGACGTACATACGCTACCTCACTGatgaggtgcgcgtgcgtgaggAGCGCCGAATGACCGAGGAGGGTGAGTGGCTAGAGGCAGTGCGGCAGTGGGCGGCTCTCTTCCAGTCGAGGTCGGTTGCGGCTAATCCGGACAAAGCACTCAGGACAGCGCCGGACGAGTCGATCTCTCTGGCAGTACCTGCCATCTGGTCGTTTTGGGagcaggagagcgagagcgccTTCCAGTGCGTATACGCAGCGGTACTTCAGCAAGCCTACGAGCTTGACCCCACGGACTTGGTGAATACTCCCTTCGCACAGCTCGACAAGTCCAAATGCCTCTACGATtgcgaggcagccgcggccGTCGCTTCCGTGCCTGTGTCCTCGTCCCAAGTCAAATTTGTGCATGCGttgcttttcctctcctcacaGATTGCTGAGCCATCCTGTTCGCCGTCACGAGTCTTGGCTGAGATGCACCCCATTGAAGCTGATGACACATCTTCTGTTAACGAGAGGCGACGGTCTCGTCTGCGAGCGAGCCACCACGCCTGGCTTGTGCTCTTTCTTTTGTGGTGCCACATCGTGGCTTCCAGCATAGCCACTtcggcaggcgctgctgctgtggcgtgTGGAGTGAGGGTGGAGCCGCTGTTTTATGAATCGGTGCTCCTTAGCCCCGCAAGAGACTTCCTCACGAgccagtcgctgcagctgcagtcgctgctgaggAAGATACAAGGGGCGACGTTTGTGTAGGGTGACTTATCAGCCGTCTTGTTCTCTATGGGTCGTATTGCGCCTCTTTTTCGATAGggcaccctctccctcacgccacacccccttctctttttcttacGCCTCGAGCGTGCGtaggaaagggaggaggagagaggtgagtgGTGGGGCCCGTCCAGGATCTCTTGTTTTCAGTTCGGTGCTACGCGACGAGCTTAAGCACTGCCCTCCTACCGCTAGAtgtacacccacccacacccgcactAATGATACACATGCGCTCTGAGATCACCCATCCATaccgaaaaagaaaaacgatcAAGAAATGCTGTAGTGATGACTCGCCACctcagagagggaggcatgGGTGAAggctcgcgcagcgcagcaccactCGTGAGTCCTCTTGAGCTTTCACACCTTCGATCTATTCATGCATTGCGGTTGGCTTCATCGCACTTTGCTTGTCCTCGAAGTCGGTTTCTTCCTTCCCGTTGCGGCATCTGCCTTGAGTTCCAGTCATTTTTCATCAACAACTACCATTACTCATCCTTCCAACCTCTGCTTTCTCGTTTCTCTGTATGTGCtgtcttccccccccccccccctgttgGATGGCGTACTGCGATCGCGGACATGTAcactcttcccccccctccccccatgcGCTTTTGTCCACCCTCACCCCGCAAGCACAGGCCTCGCTGATACGGGAGCTGCAGGCGAGACACGAGAGGACGACGAACGGGACCGccggtgcacacacacaaacccGGCAAGTAAGGGGATGAGGCCGACGCCGTGCACGTGCTCAGTGGGTCGCGTGCCGGGGACCACAGTGGCGAACAAGGTAGTATCGCTTACGCCTCCCATAACAAACGTGCTCGGCGGCGCAGATTCGGTTGATGCAACTGTTTCCGACATGACAGAGAGCACGTCAGCGCACTGCTTCTACTGTCTGTGCTCCGTGTGTGGACAGGGGCTTGCTGACGTGCCCACTCTCATGTGCGACGCCTGCGGATCTCGCACGCATATAACCTGTGCCCGGGATGTCTACTCAAATGAGTGGCTCTACGATGAGGTAGCTGTGGTGTCGACAGCCACAACTGGTGCCGGGGGTGGTACTGTCGGTTTGTCCAACACGGTTCCGGTCTCTGCGAAGAACCGGCGGATGCCGAGTACTGCACCGGCGTCACACGATGGCGAGGGCACCGAGGGCTCGCCTAAGGCCGCCGCTGTTCTTGTCGCGCCATCAGGTTTGTCAGTTTCCCCACCACTCAGTCGCGACTCCTCGCATGCGActctgctgccgtcgccgcaaGAGCTCcgcaccgcggcggcacggATCGACAAGGCATATAACTACTACTGTCACCTCGACTGTGCCATGGggatggaggtggtgcgtaACCCGCAGTTCGATGCAGCTCTCTCATGCACAGTCGAGCGCGCCTTCGCACGGGAGTGGACACGCATAAAGGAGTTACTGGTATCCGCTGGGGTAATCAGTAACCACCAACACCAAGTCGACACGCGCGATGACGCGGCTGCAAAGGAACAAACTTCATCTCCTTCCTGCTCACCCGTCAAGAGCGCTTCTGCTGCCCCAGTGAATGCGGAGGGTGCAGAGGAGAGCACTGCGACGTCATCCTTCTGctcttcgcctccaccgACGTCGACAACTTGCCCAGCAGTACCTGATGGAGGCACGCATGGCTGTGCATTGCACGCAAGTGCGACGAATTTTGCTGATATCACTGGTTGCCACCCGTCAGTTGCcctggaggtgctgcggctctACCACCAGCTGCGCGCTGAAGCGTGGGCGGAGTACTTTGAGCAGGAACGGCACCACTTCGGGCACCCGCTCTTCTACCCGCCTCCATTCCTCGACATAGCGCGGGACGCCGCGGTAGGGCATGTCGTGGAGGCCGCGTCCCCCCAAGGACAGGCCGCACGACTCTACCTTCTCGACCGCAGCACCCACCCTGTGGGATCGGCGGTGGCGATTCCGGTTGGTGTTCTGTcacggtggcagcagccgacggcggcgccgctcatCAAAGAGAACGACTCGAACAACTTTGTCGCGGAGTCACTGGAGCGGATCGTGAATGACGCTGTGGCGCCGGAGACGGTGGTTGTGTACCGCAAAAGCAGCAAGGAGGGTCGAGTGCTGGTGTGAGCCCATGATGAAAGTGGTGCCGGCATCGCAGAGAAGACGACCAGCAAAGCACGCCGTGGTGCACATCTtctgctcccctctcttcagcacacgcacgtagGTATGCGCGTTGTCTTCCCAGATGCCCATGCACTGTCCTCTTCTCCATTTTTCTTGCCGTCCAGAGAAGCGTCGTTCATGCGCATGCCAGCTGTGCTGCATGCATCGTGAGCAGACACgagcgactgcggcggcaaGTCGCCGTGCTCTGACACCGCACTGTCACAGAAGAAATCCACCAACGACAGAAAGCGACTAAGTCCGTCTTCACCGCACCGCACTCCTTGGtggatatatatatatatatatatatatatatatatatagcgCCGGTATCTTTAGCTGACTGCACGTGGAGCAGGCGATGCCGCTCATGCTGCGCTACGAGGAGAACGGGGCTGTGCGCTGGCACGTGAGTGGGGAGCCTGGGCTTCACTGTCTCTACAattcctcttcctctttacTTCTCATCTTCGTCATACTGTGCATGTGCTCTGACTGCCGTGCCCTACTTGTTGTGTCCCCACCACCGTCTTCTCCCGTCCTTTCCTGATTCATTGATCAGCGAGAGAAAGCTGACCACGTTTCTACGTTTGAGTTGAAGACCactcgtcttcctctccgGGCCTGGGTGAGCGTGACTGCCCTATTTCAATTTCCCAGCACGCACTCTACAACGCTTGCGAAGGCTCCACCCCGAGTGTAGATCATGTCCGAGTGCACTGTGTACTCTCCATGTGGCCGCTACGTGGTGCAGTTTTCCTCGGATGCGACCCAaaagctgctgcgccttaACGTCACGAGGAACGCACTAATACCAATCAAAGGGGGCGCGCTGGCCGCCGATGACAGCGGCTGTGACAAAGCGCTCGTTGCCGCAGTCACTGGGCCTCTGATGCCCTTCTCCGCAGTTCATCCACTGCGGCTCGCTGCTTCACTCACAGAAATGGATGTACTTGCACTGACAACATCCGCTGGCGTCCGCAAATCCTTCACGAATTTTGTGCAGATGCTCTACGACGCGCTCATTGGTCGCTCCCCGTGCTTGCACTTTTTTGTGGAGACGGTAGCAGAGATGAAGGAGCGCATTCAGCGGGATGTGCAGCGACAGGCACCTCCGTCCCGGACCGCGCACGGCGCCGAGGCTCAGCCATCGAGTGCGAGACGCACCGGCGAGCTAAACATCGACTCAGCTGCCTTAGCTTCTTTAGCAATAACTGGAAGTGGCGTCATGGCCAACACTGGCAAAGAGTATATTCGCACCGCTGTCGGCGACACGGTGATTGAGCTGGACGAGGACATCGCCAGTGAAGTTTTAGAGCAGCGCTTCTTGACGCTGGACTACGACGTCGACTTCACACGTGCCATCTTTCCtatccccctcctccctgaTGACACGGAGGAGGCCTCTGTAGGGGGAGCCGGCGGCGccatgcacgcacgcaagGATACGGCGAGTGCCTCTCCAGCCAACCTAGCTAAGGCGACCTTAGAGCCCTCTGTAGTGAGCGCCTCCCTTTCGACAGCTGCGTCGGTGCCTGCATCAGAGGTGGAGGCACTTCGCAACGATCTTCTCCGCGCC
This genomic window contains:
- a CDS encoding putative 60S Ribosomal protein L36, translated to MSAPTPRTGIIAGFNKGHVTTRRPRQPSSNDRFAVPHKRLRAVKAIIADLVGFSPLEKRVQEFLRVGKEKRALKYCKKRLGDFTAAKKKRSKMEEALRHATKKHH
- a CDS encoding putative 60S ribosomal protein L5, which gives rise to MPFVKVVKNKAYFKRFQVKYRRRREGKTDYHARRQMVLQDKTKFGSPKYRLVVRTTNKDIIAQIVQAKIAGDEVLMAAYAHELPAFGIEHGLTNYAAAYATGLLLARRTLAKLGIADKFQGAKEADGSYSAVRTKKDDQGDDEARFPFKAILDVGLARTTTGARVFGVLKGAVDGGISVPHRPNRFPGYSKEKSALDAKVHRDRIFGKHVAEYLKQVKEEASSNPDEKCVQFSKYMEAKVAPESIECMYKKAHAAIRADPSKSLPKKAKKEGAKHKSYKTKKMSGAEKRAAAKAKVAAIRERLGK
- a CDS encoding putative ribosomal protein L15, whose product is MYLNELWKKKSSDVMRFIQRIRSWEYRHQHTVVRLRRPTRPEKARMLGYKTKQGFCVFRVRVRRGGRKRPAHKGITYGKPKTSGVLGMKLNKNNQAVAEQRLGKRFGNLRVLNSYWVNMDSTFKWYEVIAVDPMCKTIRRDPRINWIVNSVHKHREQRGLTSAGRKHRGLRHKGHKASKLRPSYRAAWRRNNRIVFLRKR